Genomic segment of Danaus plexippus chromosome 5, MEX_DaPlex, whole genome shotgun sequence:
AGTGCATTTTGCTTATATTCGATACAATGGGCAAGAAATTTaagacttaaataataaatgactaaCCGCCTGATATTTATATCTCGTCTTGTCGTCTTCAGTCGATTAGTACAGACAATTCGGACATTCGAGGACTAAATCAAGAACTTAATCCAATATTATGGAgcaaattctaaaataaatatttttaattaaatgtgagTTGCCCGAAACTATATCAGAACATTATTTCTTCAGAAATAGCtgataatgttttgttaactGTAGATACATaggtagtaataaatattccaaGATACCTTTTATTTTCGCTCACTGGCTACATTAAATGTACGTCGgctaaattgtaatattttttaaaatttctgttaCCCTGCAAGGCGAGGGTCTCTAACGCTGGTTGTTTTCATCGAGGTGTACAGAAAAcacagtatttattatatttttattacgcaTTTTTCTCTAATAACACAGTAGTAACGTATTTCAGCAGACGATGtagcaatttatattaagcttGAAATGTTAAATCAACAGCTATTCGTTTTTTGTATCCGATTTCAATATCTCTGAAACAggaatgatattattattatgcattttaatacatattatgattttttttttactaaacggAGTAGACGTTATAGTGATCATACATCGAATAtaagtacaaaataatttataagtactCTTACCTTTTTATTTTCCGTAGGGACAATAATGGCCTTCCCTgaaggtataaaatataatataatattaaatgtttttgattcGGCATAGATAAAGtacataaattgaaaattaaaataactatttctcgaataaatgttttttttttagaacatgtataaaaagaattaataaataactttgactgcttattatgtttaacttttaattcgtTTATATCAAAGTGAAGTTTGAACTTTCATGTtgctttttatgaaaatatttttgatactgGAATACTCGTAGTaagtttttgattaatattattttgtttctgtgAAAAAGGTATTAGATAGATAATCGATTTGTATCCGATTAACGGTTGATTTTTTAACATACTCTAAAGATAATTGTGAATAGcaataacttaatttcatCTTACTTATTGTCAGCCTGCTTACTCTGCAGCATGAGTGATAAGGCTGTCTTCGATGTGCGTTTTTTGAGTGAACCAAAGTCTACATCTTTGTTCAACATTCGACCTAAATGATAATGATAATCAATGATTTATCAAATatgatgttaaatataaaaagggcTTTCAATATCtaattgcataaaaatattccaaaatattaaatggttTCTGTAACTGTAACAAAAGTTATtgatgtatgaaaaataaaattattataactcataataaaataggagttaataacgtataaaaatatataataattacatttttaattgttatatttaagaagTTTTGAGAAATCtcatcaaatttttatacgaagagcttacatatatatttttttaaataggtaCAATTCTTACTTCTGTATGTGCCTGAATCCACTTTCTTGTACTTCAATGCTTGAGTCTTTGGAAATAGTCCCGGGTAAAGTTGTAATGGAGTGCGGTAAAAATCTGCaaaagttaaataacttttcacaacaatttttataatgtatgtaggtatttgttatgaaatgcactttttatttttttaacgacgtcatataagtatgtaaaaaagattttctataataaaactcGGAATACAAACATAAAGTTGGATTTTCGATTTCATCTTCCAAAATGATTTCTTCAGCAGGAGAACTTCTCAAgtaatctataatataaaaaaagtattatttaattactaaaaaatattaaaatactggcaaaataatttactattactGTTTAGTCAACTAAATACTTAAGATTTTATACTTactcttatataaattaaagccaTCGTCTAAGTTTGTGCATTTCACAGAGATAGCagaaatatagataattaaaattaatgattccctcatattaaacttataaactgtgattaataattatgacgACGCCGCGACTGCCGTAATACTGGCTTGATAAACGTCAACTCCCCCTTTTATATTTACGACTAAGTTTAGAAAATGGTTATGGCTTAGAAGGAATTAATGTTGTTAGTGTGGAGTTTGATTCTgtttgatgtaaaaaaaaaattacctatttttgtaaaaagtcTTGTACTAAATAGTATGTCAGTGCGAGAcgttgtatattttcattgatttttacatcttcatatataattaatattttttaaacactaaTTGTGCTTTATATTGGGTTTTATTACGCTTTtcctgtatgtatgtatgtttgtagtGTTatgcaatatatgtatatataaaaatgaagctACCAATAAATGAAACTGTCATCTGAGAATAATCTGCCTCCGCATTGCTTGCATGTGACAGTTACAGAAAATACCTCCTGGAAATAACatgacattttaatacaaggcaaaagaaaat
This window contains:
- the LOC116769036 gene encoding uncharacterized protein LOC116769036, coding for MRESLILIIYISAISVKCTNLDDGFNLYKNYLRSSPAEEIILEDEIENPTLYFYRTPLQLYPGLFPKTQALKYKKVDSGTYRSRMLNKDVDFGSLKKRTSKTALSLMLQSKQADNKEGHYCPYGK